The following coding sequences are from one Syngnathus acus chromosome 14, fSynAcu1.2, whole genome shotgun sequence window:
- the aldocb gene encoding fructose-bisphosphate aldolase C-B isoform X1: MTHQFPALTPAQKKELQDIALRIVAPGKGILAADESTGSMAKRFTPIGVDNTEENRRRYRQLLFTADGRIDNCIGGVIFFHETLYQNTDDGTPFSKLIKDRGIVVGIKVDKGVVPLAGTNGETTTQGLDGLSERCAQYKKDGADFAKWRCVLKISDTTPSELAIFENANVLARYASICQQNGIVPIVEPEILPDGDHDLKRCQYVTEKVLAAVYKALSDHHIYLEGTLLKPNMVTAGHACPTKYSNEEIAMATVTALRRTVPPAVTGVTFLSGGQSEEEASVNLNAINTCPLAKPWALTFSYGRALQASALQAWRGDMSNEKAATEEFIKRAEVDDILRKLVVELDFLFIYFFNSFRFSFFRLTAWPPWASTSPPAAVAQLGSPSMWPITPTNKQTCDLVSLISALLLKPVALPPHTLLYPCITGLHCLLNFIT, from the exons ATGACTCACCAGTTCCCCGCGCTGACTCCTGCTCAGAAGAAGGAGCTGCAGGACATCGCCCTGAGGATCGTGGCCCCCGGCAAGGGCATCCTCGCTGCCGACGAGTCCACCG GCAGCATGGCGAAGCGCTTCACCCCCATCGGCGTGGACAACACGGAGGAGAACCGCCGGCGCTACCGTCAGCTGCTGTTCACGGCCGACGGGCGCATCGACAACTGCATCGGCGGCGTCATCTTCTTTCACGAGACGCTCTACCAGAACACCGACGACGGCACGCCCTTCTCCAAGCTCATCAAGGACCGCGGCATTGTCGTCGGCATCAAG GTGGACAAAGGTGTTGTTCCCCTCGCCGGAACCAATGGAGAGACGACCACTCAAG GTCTGGACGGGTTGTCAGAGCGCTGCGCCCAGTACAAGAAGGACGGCGCTGACTTTGCCAAGTGGCGCTGCGTGCTGAAAATCAGCGATACCACACCCTCCGAGCTGGCTATATTTGAGAACGCCAACGTGCTAGCACGCTACGCTAGCATTTGCCAGCAG AATGGCATCGTTCCCATTGTGGAGCCAGAGATCCTCCCTGATGGAGACCATGATCTGAAGCGCTGCCAGTACGTCACCGAGAAG GTCCTGGCCGCTGTGTACAAGGCTCTGTCGGACCACCACATCTACCTGGAGGGCACCCTGCTCAAGCCCAACATGGTCACCGCTGGACACGCCTGCCCCACCAAGTACAGCAACGAGGAGATCGCCATGGCGACGGTCACCGCCCTGCGCCGCACCGTGCCTCCCGCCGTCACAG GCGTGACCTTCCTGTCGGGCGGCCAGTCGGAGGAAGAGGCCAGTGTCAACCTCAACGCCATCAATACCTGCCCCTTGGCCAAGCCCTGGGCACTCACCTTCTCCTACGGCCGCGCCCTGCAGGCCTCAGCCCTACAGGCCTGGCGAGGGGACATGAGCAACGAGAAAGCCGCAACCGAGGAGTTCATCAAGCGCGCTGAGGTAGACGACATTCTCAGGAA ACTGGTTGTCGAgttggattttttatttatttatttttttaactcatttcgtttctcatttttcaggCTAACAGCTTGGCCGCCCTGGGCAAGTACGAGTCCTCCAGCAGCGGTGGCGCAGCTGGGCAGTCCCTCTATGTGGCCAATCACGCCTACTAATAAGCAAACATGTGACCTAGTTAGTCTTATATCTGCTCTGCTATTAAAACCTGTGGCCCTTCCTCCCCACACACTTCTCTATCCATGCATCACTGGCCTGCACTGTCTACTGAACTTCATTACGTAG
- the aldocb gene encoding fructose-bisphosphate aldolase C-B isoform X2, protein MTHQFPALTPAQKKELQDIALRIVAPGKGILAADESTGSMAKRFTPIGVDNTEENRRRYRQLLFTADGRIDNCIGGVIFFHETLYQNTDDGTPFSKLIKDRGIVVGIKVDKGVVPLAGTNGETTTQGLDGLSERCAQYKKDGADFAKWRCVLKISDTTPSELAIFENANVLARYASICQQNGIVPIVEPEILPDGDHDLKRCQYVTEKVLAAVYKALSDHHIYLEGTLLKPNMVTAGHACPTKYSNEEIAMATVTALRRTVPPAVTGVTFLSGGQSEEEASVNLNAINTCPLAKPWALTFSYGRALQASALQAWRGDMSNEKAATEEFIKRAEANSLAALGKYESSSSGGAAGQSLYVANHAY, encoded by the exons ATGACTCACCAGTTCCCCGCGCTGACTCCTGCTCAGAAGAAGGAGCTGCAGGACATCGCCCTGAGGATCGTGGCCCCCGGCAAGGGCATCCTCGCTGCCGACGAGTCCACCG GCAGCATGGCGAAGCGCTTCACCCCCATCGGCGTGGACAACACGGAGGAGAACCGCCGGCGCTACCGTCAGCTGCTGTTCACGGCCGACGGGCGCATCGACAACTGCATCGGCGGCGTCATCTTCTTTCACGAGACGCTCTACCAGAACACCGACGACGGCACGCCCTTCTCCAAGCTCATCAAGGACCGCGGCATTGTCGTCGGCATCAAG GTGGACAAAGGTGTTGTTCCCCTCGCCGGAACCAATGGAGAGACGACCACTCAAG GTCTGGACGGGTTGTCAGAGCGCTGCGCCCAGTACAAGAAGGACGGCGCTGACTTTGCCAAGTGGCGCTGCGTGCTGAAAATCAGCGATACCACACCCTCCGAGCTGGCTATATTTGAGAACGCCAACGTGCTAGCACGCTACGCTAGCATTTGCCAGCAG AATGGCATCGTTCCCATTGTGGAGCCAGAGATCCTCCCTGATGGAGACCATGATCTGAAGCGCTGCCAGTACGTCACCGAGAAG GTCCTGGCCGCTGTGTACAAGGCTCTGTCGGACCACCACATCTACCTGGAGGGCACCCTGCTCAAGCCCAACATGGTCACCGCTGGACACGCCTGCCCCACCAAGTACAGCAACGAGGAGATCGCCATGGCGACGGTCACCGCCCTGCGCCGCACCGTGCCTCCCGCCGTCACAG GCGTGACCTTCCTGTCGGGCGGCCAGTCGGAGGAAGAGGCCAGTGTCAACCTCAACGCCATCAATACCTGCCCCTTGGCCAAGCCCTGGGCACTCACCTTCTCCTACGGCCGCGCCCTGCAGGCCTCAGCCCTACAGGCCTGGCGAGGGGACATGAGCAACGAGAAAGCCGCAACCGAGGAGTTCATCAAGCGCGCTGAG gCTAACAGCTTGGCCGCCCTGGGCAAGTACGAGTCCTCCAGCAGCGGTGGCGCAGCTGGGCAGTCCCTCTATGTGGCCAATCACGCCTACTAA
- the pigs gene encoding GPI transamidase component PIG-S: MASAEVEKTRSRLATLSIVAVVILVGIPVWLRTTTTYRSWLPMAQIQELAELQLHLSTDVEVVFVRGTLTPEQQKKLPLTRTLDEDHEIDRETSLTYRYEMRYRTATIMEEDALNQPTADAIDQSLHALSESPCGSLVIYIIPLSSLLLPQDVRVYVGQRRTALLRAGAETTEGRTLDQVLAYTETRVKEVLRTISFSHDDITAALSDRVRLSPGHPQTKADSMRAFKSSPGYEITFSLLNPDPKWHRVHWDIEGAVYTYVQPMLSKLSPLANFSIDSQMVSYSFLGVNAKFDNNHHAYTLSADSLAHVINPVEARLGSNAASSNPLLNFLLYVPDHQHLPLYILDEQKRQFSSNAFHSPQWGGIMIYNVFGFYGPDLQAFDVNINMTKVMGVFLAQLRLLLGVHPLSPPAGFLLAPPDSSGLLDWELDRLMWSRTVENIATATTTITSLAQLLDQIENIVINDNIAEQVSNAVASLRLASAELESGNLAFALQYSKEAILASERAFFDPSLLHLLYFPDDQKFAIYIPLFVPVGVPALVALLHMLVEAIRKRRDKHAKKD, translated from the exons ATGGCTTCCGCGGAAGTGG agaAAACGCGCAGCCGACTCGCCACCCTCTCTATCGTGGCCGTGGTCATCCTGGTGGGAATCCCTGTATGGTTGCGGACCACCACCACGTACCGCTCCTGGTTGCCCATGGCTCAGATTCAAGAGCTGGCTGAGCTGCAG CTGCATCTGAGCACCGACGTGGAGGTGGTGTTTGTTCGCGGGACGCTGACACCAGAACAGCAGAAGAAGCTTCCCCTGACGCGCACACTAGATGAGGACCATGAAATTGACA GAGAGACTTCTTTGACTTATAGATATGAGATGCGTTATCGCACTGCGACCATCATGGAGGAGGACGCCCTGAACCAGCCCACCGCTGATG ccatCGATCAGTCCTTGCACGCACTCAGCGAAAGTCCGTGCGGCTCTTTGGTGATTTACATAATCCCACTATCGTCTTTGTTGCTGCCTCAG GATGTGAGGGTTTACGTGGGCCAGCGACGGACGGCCCTGCTGCGCGCCGGCGCCGAGACGACAGAGGGCAGGACACTGGATCAAGTGCTTGCCTATACAGAGACGCGGGTCAAGGAGGTGCTGCGGACGATTTCGTTCAGCCACGACGACATCACGGCCGCCCTCAGCGACAGAGTGAGACTCAGCCCGGGACATCCACAAACCAAAGCTGACAGCATGAGAGCCTTCAAGTCCAGTCCGG GTTACGAGATCACCTTCAGCCTGCTGAATCCTGACCCCAAGTGGCACCGCGTGCATTGGGACATAGAGGGCGCCGTCTACACCTACGTCCAACCCATGCTCTCCAAACTCAGCCCCTTGGCCAATTTTAGCATTGACTCtcag ATGGTGTCCTATTCCTTTCTGGGCGTCAACGCCAAATTCGACAACAACCACCACGCCTACACGTTGAGCGCCGACAGCCTCGCGCACGTCATCAATCCCGTCGAGGCTCGACTGG GCTCCAACGCAGCCTCGTCCAACCCGCTGCTCAACTTTCTGCTGTATGTGCCTGACCACCAACATTTGCCGCTCTACATCCTCGATGAGCAGAAGCGACAGTTTTCCTCCAACGCCTTTCATTCGCCGCAATGGGGCGGAATCATG ATATATAATGTATTCGGCTTCTATGGACCGGATTTGCAAGCTTTCGACGTCAACATCAACATGACCAAAGTGATGGGCGTCTTCCTCGCACAACTACG GCTGCTGCTGGGCGTGCATCCCTTGTCGCCTCCCGCCGGATTCCTGTTGGCGCCGCCTGACAGCTCGGGCCTGTTAGACTGGGAACTGGACCGTCTCATGTGGAGTCGCACCGTGGAAAACATCGCCACGGCAACCACCACCATCACATCGCTGGCGCAACTGCTGGACCAGATCGAGAACATCGTCATCAACGACAACATTGCCGAGCAG GTGTCGAATGCTGTGGCGTCGCTGCGGCTGGCGAGCGCCGAGCTGGAGTCGGGCAACCTGGCCTTCGCCCTGCAGTACAGCAAGGAGGCCATCCTGGCGTCGGAGCGGGCCTTCTTCGACCCGTCCCTGCTCCACCTGCTCTACTTCCCCGACGACCAGAAGTTCGCCATCTACATCCCGCTCTTTGTGCCCGTGGGTGTGCCCGCTTTGGTGGCGCTGCTCCATATGCTTGTGGAGGCGATCCGCAAGCGTAGGGACAAGCATGCCAAGAAGGACTAA
- the tlcd5b gene encoding TLC domain-containing protein 5, whose translation MMAMALLEVLCSLAGWLGLYALLCRVSPQRGPEWNCRLVTLTHGVVIVMLTAYVVFVEGPWPLTHAGSENTTLQTSALCVCLGYFLFDMAWCVRFGGEGTVMMGHHAASIVGILLALLTGESACETCAVIFGSELTNPLLQARWFLRRLGRYDSLLGDAVDLLFIFLFATVRVGVGAALFYCELTSPRTSLAMKLGGVVMYGLAWVFMVDIGKFGYKKSRMRFKQWQEKCKDS comes from the exons ATGATGGCGATGGCACTGCTGGAGGTTCTGTGCAGCCTGGCGGGCTGGTTGGGTCTCTATGCGTTACTGTGCCGGGTCTCGCCTCAGCGCGGGCCCGAGTGGAACTGTCGACTTGTCACACTGACGCACGGCGTCGTCATTGTGATGCTGACGGCGTACGTGGTCTTTGTGGAAGGACCTTGGCCCCTCACACATGCtg GTAGCGAAAACACGACTCTTCAGACGTCCGCGCTGTGCGTCTGTCTGGGCTACTTCCTGTTCGACATGGCCTGGTGCGTACGCTTCGGCGGCGAGGGCACCGTCATGATGGGTCACCACGCCGCCAGCATCGTCGGGATCCTGCTGGCGCTGCTGACGGGCGAGTCGGCGTGCGAGACGTGCGCCGTCATCTTCGGCAGCGAGCTCACCAACCCTCTGCTGCAGGCCCGCTGGTTCCTGCGCCGGCTGGGCCGCTACGACAGCCTGCTGGGCGACGCCGTCGACCTGCTCTTCATCTTCCTTTTTGCCACCGTGCGGGTGGGCGTGGGCGCTGCCCTGTTCTACTGCGAGCTGACCTCACCCAGGACTAGTTTGGCGATGAAGTTGGGCGGCGTGGTGATGTACGGGCTGGCGTGGGTGTTCATGGTGGATATCGGCAAGTTCGGATACAAGAAAAGTCGGATGCGCTTCAAACAGTGGCAGGAGAAGTGCAAAGATTCTTGA
- the rcc1l gene encoding RCC1-like G exchanging factor-like protein, which yields MSLPRARRRLLSSLKFYSCGHATFSNASNPQEKPGSSSPVFQYVGQHKKPSHKVFVWGFSFTGALGIPSFVRPDSGRKKPRKYQLTPYRLETEDKISSAACGYGFTLLASATKDVTKLWGAGLNKDSQLGFQRAQSNRHQSYDYVLEPSPVQLPLREPQKTRVTQVSCGRAHALVLTDGEGVFSMGNNAYGQCGRHIVEDEAYSGSHMIHKIKGVDGRVVQVACGQDHSLFLTETGRVYACGWGADGQTGLGHHKVCSTPTEVLGELSGVKVQQVSTYADCSLAVSVDGQLYGWGNSEYLQLASVTDTTQINSPRRLPLPGCGRVVQAACGGTQVAVLNEKGEVFVWGYGILGKGPLLSESCSPEMIPPSLFGRSDFNPSVAVTKIRCGLTHFAAVTDRGELFVWGKNLRGCLGIGKKDDQFFPWRVTVPGQVVDVACGVDHMVALVKSLL from the exons ATGTCTCTTCCACGAGCTCGACGGCGCCTCCTCTCCTCCCTTAAATTCTATTCTTGCGGCCACGCAACCTTCAGCAACGCTTCAAACCCGCAGGAGAAACCTGGCAGCAGCAGCCCGGTCTTCCAGTATGTGGGTCAGCACAAGAAACCCAGCCACAAAGTGTTCGTATGGGGCTTCAGCTTCACGGGAGCGCTGGGCATCCCCAGCTTTGTGCGCCCCGACAGCGGCAGGAAGAAGCCACGCAAGTATCAGCTGACGCCTTACCGACTGGAGACAGAAGACAAG ATTTCATCTGCCGCCTGCGGTTATGGCTTCACTCTCCTGGCGTCCGCCACTAAAGATGTAACCAAGCTTTGGGGCGCCGGCCTCAACAAGGACTCGCAGCTCGGCTTTCAGCGCGCACAGAGCAATCGGC ATCAGAGTTACGATTACGTCTTGGAGCCGTCGCCTGTACAGCTGCCGCTCCGAGAACCGCAGAAAACACGCGTAACGCAGGTGTCATGTGGACGAGCGCACGCGCTCGTGCTCACCGATGGCGAGGGAG TGTTCAGCATGGGCAACAACGCTTACGGCCAGTGTGGGCGACATATCGTGGAAGACGAAGCTTACAG CGGAAGTCACatgattcacaaaataaaaggcGTGGATGGCCGCGTGGTGCAGGTGGCGTGTGGACAGGACCACAGCCTCTTCCTAACGGAGACGGGGCGAGTCTACGCCTGCGGGTGGGGAGCGGACGGGCAGACGG GTCTGGGGCATCACAAGGTGTGCTCTACCCCGACCGAGGTGCTGGGGGAGCTGTCGGGTGTGAAGGTTCAGCAGGTCAGCACGTACGCTGACTGCAGCCTGGCCGTGTCCGTCGACGGGCAGCTGTATGGATGGGGGAACTCGGAATACCTTCAGCTGGCCTCCGTCACAGACACCACCCAG ATCAACTCCCCTCGTCGGTTGCCTCTGCCAGGCTGCGGTCGGGTGGTGCAGGCTGCATGCGGAGGCACGCAGGTGGCTGTTCTGAATG aaAAAGGCGAGGTATTTGTTTGGGGGTATGGGATTTTGGGGAAAGGCCCCTTGCTGTCAGAGTCCTGCTCCCCAGAGATGatccccccctccctgttTGGACGCTCCGACTTTAACCCCTCTGTCGCCGTCACCAAGATCCGATGCGGCCTCACTCACTTCGCTGCCGTTACCG ATCGTGGCGAGCTCTTCGTGTGGGGAAAGAACCTCCGAGGGTGTTTGGGTATCGGGAAAAAAGATGACCAGTTCTTCCCGTGGAGA GTTACTGTTCCCGGTCAAGTGGTGGATGTAGCGTGTGGTGTGGACCACATGGTGGCGCTGGTCAAGTCCCTCCTCTGA